One genomic window of Nicotiana sylvestris chromosome 10, ASM39365v2, whole genome shotgun sequence includes the following:
- the LOC138879343 gene encoding uncharacterized protein: MASGMTIPWLVRGDFNVSWDEEEKFGGLPVSLNEVDNFRHCINTCNLTDLGFKGSIYTWWNGRSEEDWVEVSQLSKIGSDHCPMLLKCDTESLTIKKSFRFLNFWVQHASFKDLVKENWKADFAANPFVTFNHKLKKLKKALSTCSKATYGDIFQKIASLEEVVEEEDQIAAEAVKFYQEQFREDTIPTTFHIIDHIPSMVTMEQNEKLNSNPTREEIKHAVFGLNGDSAGGPNGFTGIFYQSC, from the exons ATGGCTTCTGGCATGACAATACCATGGCTTGTGAGAGGTGATTTTAATGTAAGTTGGGATGAGGAGGAGAAATTTGGTGGGTTACCTGTATCATTAAATGAGGTTGATAATTTTAGGCATTGCATCAATACATGCAATTTGACTGATTTGGGCTTCAAAGGGAGCATTTACACATGGTGGAATGGTAGATCAGAGGAAGACT GGGTGGAGGTGTCACAATTGTCTAAAATTGGATCTGACCATTGTCCTATGCTATTAAAATGTGATACTGAGTCTCTCACTATCAAGAAATCATTCAGATTTCTTAACTTTTGGGTACAACATGCATCATTTAAAGATTTGGTAAAGGAAAattggaaggctgactttgctgCTAATCCTTTTGTGACCTTTAATCATAAATTAAAGAAGCTTAAGAAAGCCTTGTCTACTTGTAGTAAAGCTACCTATGGAGACATTTTTCAGAAAATTGCTAGCCTAGAAGAAGTG GTGGAAGAGGAAGATCAGATTGCAGCAGAAGCAGTAAAATTCTACCAGGAGCAATTCAGGGAAGATACAATTCCAACAACTTTTCACATAATTGATCATATCCCATCCATGGTAACTATGGAACAAAATGAGAAGTTAAATAGCAACCCCACTCGAGAGGAAATCAAGCATGCAGTTTTTGGGTTGAATGGAGATTCAGCAGGAGGGCCAAATGGTTTTACTGGAATTTTCTACCAATCTTGCTAG